CCGGTGCAGGCATCTCGGCAATATCAAGCGTGCCGTATGCATTTTCCGAAGTTTTCACACGCGTATCGCTTGGAACCTGGACTTATATATTTCAGGGACTTCTGGTGCTAAGTCTCATGATCCTGCGGAAAAAATTTGTGCCGCAGTATCTGTTCAGTTTTGTAGTGGGATTTGCATTCAGCGAATTATTGGATGTGCATGAGAGCTGGATCAATGTTTTGCCGCTGACGCCGGGATATCGTGTAATCTATTTTCTGATCAGTTATATTTTGCTCTGTATTGGAATTGCTTTGTCGAACCGATGCAAACTGCCGATCATACCGACGGATTTATTCCCGAGAGAATTGTCGGATATCACATCCGTTACCTATTCTAAGATCAAAGTTGGATTTGATGTTACCTGCCTTGCCGTGACAGCCGGACTGACCTTTGCATTTTTAGGACATCTTGACGGCCTTGGGATCGGAACTATTTTAGCCGCATTTACTATGGGAAAAGTGATCGGACTGATCGGAAAATGGATGGACAGACATGCCTGCTTTGTATCGTTCATGACACAAAGACAGACAGCCTGAACTAGTGTAATGTATCATTCACATTTCGTATAATTACTTACCTGAATTTTCATCTGCTGTGGCAAATGAAAATTACAAATTTTTCTCAAATGCTTCCACTGCCTTTGCATCTAAGATAGAGGTGCAATGTGGGCAGCGGCAGGCATCGATCGCAATCTCACTTTTACACATCGGACAGATCTTAGTTGGCTTTTTCTCTTCCGGCGCATCTTCTTTGACCGCTAATTTCGAAGCAGCGGTATTTAACGCTTTCACCAGTATAAATACAACAAAAGCCATGATCAGGAAATTCATCACAGCAGTCAGAAACTTTCCGTAATTCAATGTGACATCCCCAACAATATTCCAGTGCAGCTTGTCAAAATTCATGCCACCGAAAATTCCAAGAAACGGGTTGATAATATCCTCGACCAGTGACGACACAATACTTGTAAAAGCACCGCCGATAATAATACCGACAGCCATGTCCATCCGAATCGAACCCATCCACATAATTATATCGGCTCAAAATCCCCCCACAAGACTGTTCATAACAAAAAAGTGTGTTATAATCAAAAACAGGAAATAATTTGAATACAAAAAGAAATAGATAACACAAAAAACAGCAAAAATAGAAGCAAAAAAGAAGGTGTGACACACATGACAATGCAGGAAGCGGTCATAAAAAATATTGATACGGATTACTCGTACCAGCTTGCAAAACGGATGGAGCAGTTTCGCTCAAACGAAAAACTCGGTTACCGTCCTGCGGGTTCGAAGGCAGAATTCCTGACAGGGGAAATGTTAAAGGATGAGATGCAAAAACTTGGACTGTCGGATGTATGTAAAAATGCGGTTACCGTGGATGGCTGGGAGTTTAAAAATGCGGAGCTTACGTTTGAAACGAAAGAGGGAAAAAGGCATACCGCATTGCTCGGGGCATATCAGACAGATTTTGTAACGGACGGTGAGCAGGCATTTTCCCTGATGTATCTTGGAAAGGGAACAGAAGCGGATTATGAAGGGAAAGATGTAACCGGAAAACTGGTGTTAGTGGATATCAACCAGAGAGATGAGTGGTGGATCAATTATCCGGTTTATCAGGCACATTTAAAAGGTGCGGCGGCAGTGATCGCTGTGCAGTGTGGCGGTTATGGAGAAGTCGATGCGAAGGCACTCAACGCACAGGATATCGCCGGACCGGAGGATGCACCGGCATTTTCCATCTCAAGGGAGGATGCTGCATTATTGCGGGAACTGCTGGATGGAGAGAAAGAAGCAACCGTATGGTTGAAAGCCGACAGCCGGGTAAAACGTGACTGCACGACTTATAACATTTCAGGCTGTATTCCGGGAAAACACCCGGAGCGCATGGTATTGTTGTCTGCACACTATGACTCCTATTTCAGTGGATTTCAAGATGATAATACGGCAGTCGCCATGATGTTTGGCATTGCAAAAACGCTGATTGAAAGCGGATTCAAGCCGAACAACACGATCGTGTTCTGTGCGATGGCGGCAGAGGAATGGGGCGTTGTTGATTCCAACTTTGACTGGTCGACCGGAGCTTACGAGCAGATTTTTACCGCACATCCGGAATGGGTCGGAAAAGTGATCGCAGATCTGAATTTTGAGCTGCCGGCGCTGGCACACGGCACGCGTGCAAGAATCCGCTGCTGTTATGAATATGTACATTATATAAAAGAATATTTAGACGGACTTCCGGAACTGACAAAGGCTTATCCTGAGATGACAAGCATGACGGCACCGATCGAAACCTGGTCAGATGATTTTTCGATGGCAATCGCAGGAATCCCTTCCATGGTCAATGATTTTACCGGCGGAAGTTTCATGGAAACACATTACCATTCCCAGTTTGATAATGATGATTTTTATGATGAGGCGGTTTACCGGCTGCACCATGAGCTGTTCACACTGCTGATCTTAGCACTGGATGACACGGCAGTTGTGCCGCTTGATTTTACACCGGTTTTAGAGCGTGTGATCGCGGGAGACAGCAGGATTGTGACCGCTGCGGAAGAAATATTGTCACAGACAAAGAAAAATCAGATTGGGCAGGAACAGATTGCCACAGCCGCCAAAAAATTAATTCAGGTAACAGAAGAGGCACAGAAAAAAGAAAAACAGTCTTACGACCAGACTGCCGCAATCAATGCCCGCTACCACATGCTTCTTGCAAATGGTAATATGGAAGAGGCAGAGCAGCTTTTTGTGGAAAACAGAAGCAGGGAGGCAAAACTGCTTGCAAAGTTTAAGCAGGAGCAGGATTGTTTTGTCCGTATTGACTGGTATGGAGAGGTATTTTTCCCACACGAGATCCTGTGGAAAAATATTGGCTTGCTGCAGGATACCATAGATGCTTTAGAACAGTCTGATGTGGATAAAGCACTGGAAAAAATTTATCAGGTGGATAACAATGCATATGCGTTTATGTTTGATGAATATGTCTACCGCCATTTTACGGATTATGTGTTCAACCAGCCGAAGGAGCGTTTAAAATGGGGTTATGGCCGGTTGTTAGAGCATGAGGATCTCTACCATGTGGTAAAATGTCTGCTGAAGAAAAGAAAAGAGGCGGACACGGACTATCGGGAAGAATTGCATTACCTGAAGGAATGTTATAATAAACAGACCGGACGTTTATTGGGTACGTTAAAAGAAATCAGTCAGACAATACAGGAAATGTTTTGATATAATAAAAGCAATCGCTCAGACAATACAGGAAATGTTTTGATACAATAAAAGGGGATAAGAAAAATATGAAATCGGACAAATTATACCGGGTAGAGCGTGAAGATCTGCCAAAATTAGAACAGCTGTTATACCGTTGTTTTGCGCACGATCCACTTTATGAAACGCTGATCCCGGATGCCGAAGTAAGAAAACGGCTGATGCCGGAATTATTTCAATGTGATATGGATGAATTTTATGAGACATGTGAGATTTTTGCGGACAGTAAAGAATTAAACAGTATTCTTGTTGTGTCGGATGAAGCGGAACATATCAATATGTTTCATTTTTTCCTGACGGAGTCGTGGGCGACGATCCATACGGATGCATATTTGATCAAAGAAGATCCGACACTTGCAACGTTCCACAATTTTATCAAGGGTGGAGATTACCTGAACTCGAGCTGGACTGATCAGCTGCATCAGACACAGAGGCTTCATATCATTTATCTGGCAGTCGATCCGGATATGCAGCATCATGGAATTGCAGCCAAACTGTTAGATGAGACGATCGCATATGCGCAGGAACACCACATGATGATCTCATTGGAAACACACAATGAAAAAAATGTTGATTTTTATAAAAATTTTGGATTTCAGGTGTATGGCATTGTGGAGAAGAATTTCCCATTGAAACAATATTGCCTGATCCGGGAATATCAGTAGGAAAATGACGGGATACTGCAGAAAGAGTGTTCCGTCATTTCTTTTTTATTATTTGGACTAATGAAAAAAATGATTCGTCCGATATAAAGACTAGAAAGCGAATTTCAAGGAAGAAAGGAGATGCCATTATGCGAGTAGAAGCTTATAATCAGGTGGCACAACTTTACAATAGAGAGAAAACGCAGAAAGTGCAGAACACAAAACAGATGAGCACCGGACGCGATGAAGTGCAGATCTCTTCTATGGGACGTGATTACCAGATCGCAAAGCAGGCAGTGGCAGATGCTTCGGATATCAGGGAAGATAGAGTCGCACAGCTTAAGGAAAGGTTGGACTCTGGTAATTATAACGTGGATATGAATGATTTCGCGAATAAGTTATTAGAAAAGTACAATGCTTTAGTAAAGTAAAAGTGAGGATGAATCTGTGGCTAGTTTAATGGAAGAGCTTTTGGATGTGCTGGGTAAAGAAGAGAAGCAGTATCAGGAACTGATCACACTTGCGACTGAAAAAACAGACGCAGTGGTGCAGGGCAATATCGAACATCTTACGGATGTTACGACGAGAGAGCAGGATGCTGCGAGCGTGCTTCTTAATCTTTCCAATAAAAGAAACCGTGTCCTGACGGATATGGCGACTGTCCTTGGTCAGAGTCCGGAAGAGATGACAATCACAAAGATGATCGGATATCTTAACAAGCAGCCAAAAGAACAGGAAGCACTTACCAGACAGCGTGACAGGCTGCTTGAGGCCGGTGCTAAGATGCAGCAGCTAAACAGACAGAATGAAGCACTTTTAAAACAGGCATTGGAGATGGTGGAATTTGACCTTACCTTGCTAAGAAGCACGCGGCAGGCACCTGAGACTGCCAACTATGATAAAAACGCTTACAATACGGGCGATATCTTAGGAAGCAGCGGATTCGACGCAAAGCAATAGTAAAAGCAGGGAGGAACTACCATGGCAAATGGTTTTGGAAGTATGTTTATCGGCGTAGCCGGTTTACAGAGCAGTCAGAATGCACTTAACGTAACATCAAACAACCTGGCGAACTTAGATACAACAGGATATGTGCGTCAGAGCGTTTTGTTTGCAGACCGTGACTATGTCACATTTAATACAACAGCAGCAATCAGCAATCAGCAATCCGGTCTTGGTGTAACGATCGGAGATGTTGTCCATTCAAGAGATGTATTCTTAGATCGGTTATACCGTACGGAATCAAGCCGTCAGTCTTTTTATGCATCGACTAGTGAGGCACTGACAGAAGTGCAGAACTATTATCAGGAATTAGAGGGACAGGCTTTTCAGGATGCATTAACCGATTTCTGGGGCTCATTTCAGGAGCTATATAAATACCCGGAGGATAGCGTATATCAGAATCTTGTTGTTCAGAAGGCACAGCTTTTTACCAGCAGATCAAGTGCTGTTTATTCTGGACTGAAGAGTTATCAGTATAATATCAATTCACAGATTTCCGATGACATTGATCAGGTCAATGAACTTGGAAAGACGATCAGTGAACTGAATCTGCAGATCCAGAAGATCGAGGCAGGAAATATTGAGACTGCAATGACACTGCGTGATGCGAGAGATTTAGCACTGGATGAGTTAGCAAGTCTCGTTGATATCTCCTATAAAGAAGAAGTAAACGGTGTTGTGCGCGTCAGCGTGGAGGGCAACGAGTTTGTCAATGAGAACGGCTACTATAAAGTAGAAAAACAGACGGACAAAGCGACAGGATTTGTGACACCATACTGGTCTCATCTGTCAGATCCGGACAAGGGTGAGTATACCTATCTGTTTAATTTTAACCGTGATATTTCCACGGAAAATAAAAACGATATGGGAGAGATCAAAGCTCTTGTGCTTGCGAGAGGAGATAAAGTTGCCAATTACAAGGATATTCTTGGAGTGGACGGCAAGACTTATGATGATACGACAGGCATGTCGGTTATGCTCCGTGCAGAAGCACAGATGGATCAGCTGTTCCATGGAATTGCAACAGCGATCAACGATATTTTATGCCCGAATACGGAAGCATCGAATTATATCACAGGCCTGACAGGAAATAATTCCGTTACCATGACGGATGCAGATGGCAATACTTATACGGTAACAGCAAATACAAAGATCTTAGATGCAGATAAATGCGCAGTGGGATCAGATGGGAAACTGCCACCACAGGAGTTATTTACAAGACTTGGAACGGAACGTTATACGGAGGTTTCCTATACAGATCCGGCTTCTGGTGAGACAAAGACCTATTATTTATACAATGAAGAAGATCCGGCTGATACAACAAAGCAGTACACGATGGGA
The Roseburia rectibacter DNA segment above includes these coding regions:
- a CDS encoding DUF6198 family protein — protein: MKETEIQKEKSRRTVRGELALMVAVAINSLGVVLMLHSGAGISAISSVPYAFSEVFTRVSLGTWTYIFQGLLVLSLMILRKKFVPQYLFSFVVGFAFSELLDVHESWINVLPLTPGYRVIYFLISYILLCIGIALSNRCKLPIIPTDLFPRELSDITSVTYSKIKVGFDVTCLAVTAGLTFAFLGHLDGLGIGTILAAFTMGKVIGLIGKWMDRHACFVSFMTQRQTA
- a CDS encoding GNAT family N-acetyltransferase — its product is MKSDKLYRVEREDLPKLEQLLYRCFAHDPLYETLIPDAEVRKRLMPELFQCDMDEFYETCEIFADSKELNSILVVSDEAEHINMFHFFLTESWATIHTDAYLIKEDPTLATFHNFIKGGDYLNSSWTDQLHQTQRLHIIYLAVDPDMQHHGIAAKLLDETIAYAQEHHMMISLETHNEKNVDFYKNFGFQVYGIVEKNFPLKQYCLIREYQ
- a CDS encoding M28 family peptidase is translated as MTMQEAVIKNIDTDYSYQLAKRMEQFRSNEKLGYRPAGSKAEFLTGEMLKDEMQKLGLSDVCKNAVTVDGWEFKNAELTFETKEGKRHTALLGAYQTDFVTDGEQAFSLMYLGKGTEADYEGKDVTGKLVLVDINQRDEWWINYPVYQAHLKGAAAVIAVQCGGYGEVDAKALNAQDIAGPEDAPAFSISREDAALLRELLDGEKEATVWLKADSRVKRDCTTYNISGCIPGKHPERMVLLSAHYDSYFSGFQDDNTAVAMMFGIAKTLIESGFKPNNTIVFCAMAAEEWGVVDSNFDWSTGAYEQIFTAHPEWVGKVIADLNFELPALAHGTRARIRCCYEYVHYIKEYLDGLPELTKAYPEMTSMTAPIETWSDDFSMAIAGIPSMVNDFTGGSFMETHYHSQFDNDDFYDEAVYRLHHELFTLLILALDDTAVVPLDFTPVLERVIAGDSRIVTAAEEILSQTKKNQIGQEQIATAAKKLIQVTEEAQKKEKQSYDQTAAINARYHMLLANGNMEEAEQLFVENRSREAKLLAKFKQEQDCFVRIDWYGEVFFPHEILWKNIGLLQDTIDALEQSDVDKALEKIYQVDNNAYAFMFDEYVYRHFTDYVFNQPKERLKWGYGRLLEHEDLYHVVKCLLKKRKEADTDYREELHYLKECYNKQTGRLLGTLKEISQTIQEMF
- the mscL gene encoding large conductance mechanosensitive channel protein MscL, whose product is MDMAVGIIIGGAFTSIVSSLVEDIINPFLGIFGGMNFDKLHWNIVGDVTLNYGKFLTAVMNFLIMAFVVFILVKALNTAASKLAVKEDAPEEKKPTKICPMCKSEIAIDACRCPHCTSILDAKAVEAFEKNL
- the flgM gene encoding flagellar biosynthesis anti-sigma factor FlgM produces the protein MRVEAYNQVAQLYNREKTQKVQNTKQMSTGRDEVQISSMGRDYQIAKQAVADASDIREDRVAQLKERLDSGNYNVDMNDFANKLLEKYNALVK
- a CDS encoding flagellar protein FlgN; amino-acid sequence: MEELLDVLGKEEKQYQELITLATEKTDAVVQGNIEHLTDVTTREQDAASVLLNLSNKRNRVLTDMATVLGQSPEEMTITKMIGYLNKQPKEQEALTRQRDRLLEAGAKMQQLNRQNEALLKQALEMVEFDLTLLRSTRQAPETANYDKNAYNTGDILGSSGFDAKQ
- the flgK gene encoding flagellar hook-associated protein FlgK; the protein is MANGFGSMFIGVAGLQSSQNALNVTSNNLANLDTTGYVRQSVLFADRDYVTFNTTAAISNQQSGLGVTIGDVVHSRDVFLDRLYRTESSRQSFYASTSEALTEVQNYYQELEGQAFQDALTDFWGSFQELYKYPEDSVYQNLVVQKAQLFTSRSSAVYSGLKSYQYNINSQISDDIDQVNELGKTISELNLQIQKIEAGNIETAMTLRDARDLALDELASLVDISYKEEVNGVVRVSVEGNEFVNENGYYKVEKQTDKATGFVTPYWSHLSDPDKGEYTYLFNFNRDISTENKNDMGEIKALVLARGDKVANYKDILGVDGKTYDDTTGMSVMLRAEAQMDQLFHGIATAINDILCPNTEASNYITGLTGNNSVTMTDADGNTYTVTANTKILDADKCAVGSDGKLPPQELFTRLGTERYTEVSYTDPASGETKTYYLYNEEDPADTTKQYTMGSTSVNSALITDETLLPHLRQNGDVDQSLMATLAAVWDKESLTVNPNDTKAYSFKDYYAAMIGEVATYGNVYNSTATNLSQTVQSVDNQRQQVIGVSSDEELTYMIKYQNAYNASSRFINVINEMIEHLITQLG